The stretch of DNA TGTCCCGCGGAGCCCGCGACCGACAGCGATGGTGACCGGGACGCCGCCCGGCAGTTCGACGGTCTCTTCAACCGATGGTATCTCGATCCGCTCTTCCGGGGCGAGTATCCCGCCGACGTCATCGCGGACAGGGTGCGGATGGGGCACCTCGAGTCGAGCGCGCTTCCGTTCGTGCAGGCGGGCGACATGGCGACCATCGGCGCGCCCATCGACTTCCTGGGCATCAACTACTACAGCAGGGCCGTCATGAGGGCCGGCGGGCAGGGGAACGCGGTCGGCGTCGACGTCGTCCCCGAGGACGAGCGCACGGAGATGGGATGGGAGGTCTATCCGCAGGGCCTCACCGACATCCTCCTGCGCGTGCACAGGGAGTACGGACCGCGGCGCATGTACGTCACCGAGAGCGGCGCGGCCTTCCAGGACGCGGTCGGCGACAACGGCCGTGTGTCGGACCCGCGTCGCATCGACTTCCTCCGCCGCCACATGCTCGCGGCGCGCCGGGCCATCGACGCCGGAGTCCCTCTCGGCGGCTACTTCGTCTGGTCGCTGATGGACAACTTCGAGTGGCAGTACGGATACTCCAAGCGCTTCGGTCTCTTCCGGGTCGACTACGACACGTGCCGGCGCACCGCGAAAGAGAGCGCCGACTGGTATCGCAGCACCGTGGCCCTGAACGCAGTCGAGGACGATGGTCCTTCGGCGACTTGAGGAGGCTCCCCCATGGTGATGAACACACCCGCCGGCCGCGCCCCGCACCCGAAGCGGCTCGCGGCAGTCGCGGCGTCTCTCCTTGCTCTCGCGGTCCTGTCCGCGACGGCCTCCGCGGCCGCCCCGGACGTGCGGATCGTTGCCGACGACGCGGGCCAGAAGCTCGTGGTCGACGGCGGCGACTACATGGTCTTCGGCATGAACTGGGACTACCTGCCGATCGGCGAGAACTACCTCTACAACCTGTGGGGTCAGCCCGACGAGGTCATCGTGGCCGTGCTGGAGAGAGAGATGCCCCTCCTCCGGGACATGGGCGTCAACTCGATCCGGCAGTACGTCGGGATCCCGCCCCGATGGGTCGAGCACATCTATGAGAAGTACGGCATCACGACGATGCTGAACCACCTGGTCGGGCGCTACGGCTACACGATCGACGGCGCATGGACTCCGTCGGTCGACTACTCGGACCCGCGGTTCCGTCGACTCGTGACCGAGGAGATCGTGGGCTGGGTCGAGCAGTACCGCAACACGCCGGGCGTCCTGATGTGGCTCCTGGGCAACGAGAACAACTACGGCCTCCACTGGTCGTCGTTCGAGATCGAGGCGCTGCCGGAGGGCGAGCGCGACGAGGCCCGCGCGCGCTACCTCTACTCGCTCTACGGGGAGATCATCGAGGAGATCAAGCGCACCGATCCGGAGAAGCTCGTGGCGATCTCCAACGGAGACCTCCAGTACATCGACCTGATCGCTGAGGAGTGCCCGGGCCTGGACATCCTGGGCACCAACGTCTATCGCGGCGTCTCGGCCCGCGATCTCTTCGACGTCGTACGCGACAAGCTGGGCATCCCCGTCGTGTACACCGAGTTCGGCGCCGACGCGTACAACGCCAGGGAGATGCGCGAAGACCAGCTCATGCAGGCCAAGTATCTCATCGGCCAGTGGAAGGAGATCTACGAGCAGTCCTACGGCAAGGGCCGCGTCGGCAACGCGATCGGCGGCTACATCTTCCAGTGGAGCGACGGGTGGTGG from Candidatus Effluviviaceae Genus I sp. encodes:
- a CDS encoding family 1 glycosylhydrolase: CPAEPATDSDGDRDAARQFDGLFNRWYLDPLFRGEYPADVIADRVRMGHLESSALPFVQAGDMATIGAPIDFLGINYYSRAVMRAGGQGNAVGVDVVPEDERTEMGWEVYPQGLTDILLRVHREYGPRRMYVTESGAAFQDAVGDNGRVSDPRRIDFLRRHMLAARRAIDAGVPLGGYFVWSLMDNFEWQYGYSKRFGLFRVDYDTCRRTAKESADWYRSTVALNAVEDDGPSAT